A genome region from Myxococcales bacterium includes the following:
- a CDS encoding DUF4388 domain-containing protein, with translation MQRSRPTRGPRVVARCRVEFERLDRRVVAESEDLSRRGVFVRTDELLPAGAVTELDLTLPDGVTFRVFARVAHLLAPSAARALGRHVGMGFEFLEVEGGADVLARYLDDLIEELTPPPTPVADVLHLVLAEPSAPLRARMATALTAAGFIIEEFGDGAAAYAACAERCPDGVLTAAAMAGLDGPSLIRSLALHPRLAHVPVVMVSDDASDLTRLEAFRLGVRDYITRPFLDEELVIRVRRATALAPRGLAESAMVRGDLSEISVATLLALFEFERKSGVLVVVDAARAARLFVAAGRVVKVEANPADDAPRLRLMAVLDWTRGHFEFTGCEVVGADEIGLPTTQLLLEHARVRDESARPPSQ, from the coding sequence ATGCAACGGTCGCGGCCGACACGGGGCCCGCGCGTGGTGGCGCGCTGTCGGGTCGAGTTCGAGCGGCTCGATCGCCGGGTCGTGGCCGAGTCCGAGGACCTCTCGCGCCGCGGCGTGTTCGTGCGCACCGACGAGCTGTTGCCGGCCGGCGCGGTCACCGAGCTCGATCTGACGCTGCCCGACGGCGTGACCTTCCGGGTGTTCGCGCGGGTCGCGCACCTGCTGGCGCCGTCGGCGGCGCGCGCGCTCGGCCGCCACGTGGGCATGGGCTTCGAGTTCCTCGAGGTCGAGGGCGGGGCCGACGTGCTGGCGCGCTACCTCGACGATCTGATCGAGGAGCTGACCCCGCCGCCGACCCCGGTCGCCGACGTGCTCCACCTGGTGCTGGCCGAGCCGAGCGCGCCGCTGCGGGCGCGCATGGCGACGGCGCTCACGGCGGCCGGCTTCATCATCGAGGAGTTCGGCGACGGCGCCGCCGCCTACGCCGCGTGCGCCGAGCGCTGCCCCGACGGCGTGCTCACGGCCGCGGCCATGGCCGGGCTCGACGGCCCGAGCCTGATCCGCTCGCTGGCGCTGCACCCGCGGCTGGCCCACGTGCCGGTCGTGATGGTGTCCGACGACGCCTCCGACCTGACCCGGCTCGAGGCGTTCCGCCTCGGCGTGCGCGACTACATCACGCGGCCGTTCCTCGACGAGGAGCTGGTGATCCGCGTCCGCCGCGCGACCGCGCTGGCGCCGCGCGGCCTGGCCGAGAGCGCGATGGTGCGCGGCGACCTGTCGGAGATCTCGGTGGCGACGCTCCTGGCGCTGTTCGAGTTCGAGCGCAAGTCCGGCGTGCTCGTGGTCGTCGACGCCGCCCGCGCGGCCCGGCTGTTCGTCGCCGCCGGCCGTGTGGTCAAGGTCGAGGCGAACCCGGCCGACGACGCGCCGCGGCTGCGCCTGATGGCGGTCCTCGACTGGACCCGCGGCCACTTCGAGTTCACCGGCTGCGAGGTGGTCGGCGCCGATGAGATCGGCCTGCCGACCACGCAGCTCCTGCTCGAGCACGCGCGGGTGCGCGACGAGAGCGCGCGGCCGCCGTCGCAGTAG
- a CDS encoding carbohydrate binding family 9 domain-containing protein: MSLRTPLLLVAVAAVATTATAAAQPPLRATEAVRRAGAIAVDGHLDDAGWRGVPIASDFWQRSPKEGQPPGHQTEFQIVYDDQAIYVGVRAHDDDPGAIRRLLHRRDQDSHADWIGVMIDSYHDRRTAFGFALNAAGVQRDVLMYDDTNEDGSWDAVWSGATSVDATGWTAEFRIPLGQLRFSEDDRPWGVQVMRYVGRSGEQDMWSPSPRSSPGFVSKFGELGGVRGVRGGRRIELLPYVTGGLARAPHDAGDPFHDGVDPRYGVGLDAKLGLTSAVTAAITVNPDFGQVEADPSQVNLSANESYFAEKRPFFVEGTEIFQFGIGQGDGPGASDTLFYSRRIGAAPHGELDGEFVDAPTGTTIYGAAKVSGKTAGGWSLGVLDAVTGEESATAVDGVGARAEGVVEPLTNYGLVRVKKDLRGGKTTVDAALTSVARRLGGTGLGDELHDQAVTGGVAVSHKFADEEWMLRARAVGSWVHGSPAAIEATQTSFRHLYQRPDADHLAVDPTRTSLTGAGLVWDLGKNGGARWRYGLGGDVRTAGFEANDLGFHGPVDSAVQWAYLARFDDEPGDRVLSWRVNTNAWVYGNLAPELFGYGGNVNGNIQFTSFWSVFGGAGIDNNLVDPGGTRGGPALATDPVGHIFGGFSSDGRKAVSLEGSFGLHRNWAADDFQGSAELGVNVQARSNVELFVGPSYATGTSHDQFVEEAVADDGSSRYVFGRIAQETLALTVRGSWTFTPDLSLQLYAQPFVAAGAYSELKTAGATRAAAHDDRFVPYQPGDLTLMDDVYVVDRDRDGAPDYAFSLPDFDVRELRSTVVLRWQFRPGSSAFFIWSHGQSDAIADGRFQLGRDLEALVSAASDDVVMIKANYWMGL; this comes from the coding sequence ATGTCGCTGCGCACGCCCCTCCTGCTCGTCGCCGTCGCCGCCGTCGCCACCACCGCGACCGCCGCGGCCCAGCCGCCGCTGCGCGCCACCGAGGCGGTCCGCCGCGCCGGCGCGATCGCGGTCGACGGGCACCTCGACGACGCCGGCTGGCGCGGCGTGCCGATCGCGTCCGACTTCTGGCAGCGGTCGCCCAAGGAGGGCCAGCCCCCGGGGCACCAGACCGAGTTCCAGATCGTCTACGACGATCAGGCGATCTACGTCGGGGTGCGCGCCCACGACGACGACCCCGGCGCGATCCGGCGGCTCTTGCACCGGCGCGATCAGGACTCGCACGCCGACTGGATCGGCGTGATGATCGACTCGTACCACGACCGCCGGACCGCGTTCGGCTTCGCGCTCAACGCCGCGGGCGTCCAGCGCGACGTGCTCATGTACGACGACACCAACGAGGACGGCAGCTGGGACGCGGTCTGGTCGGGCGCGACCTCGGTCGACGCGACCGGGTGGACCGCCGAGTTCCGGATCCCGCTCGGGCAGCTGCGCTTCTCCGAGGACGATCGCCCCTGGGGCGTCCAGGTGATGCGCTACGTCGGCCGCTCGGGCGAGCAGGACATGTGGTCGCCGTCGCCGCGCTCGAGCCCGGGGTTCGTGAGCAAGTTCGGCGAGCTCGGCGGCGTGCGCGGCGTGCGCGGCGGCCGCCGCATCGAGCTCCTGCCGTACGTGACCGGCGGCCTGGCGCGGGCGCCCCACGACGCCGGCGATCCGTTCCACGACGGCGTCGATCCCCGCTACGGCGTCGGGCTCGACGCGAAGCTCGGCCTGACCTCGGCGGTGACCGCGGCGATCACCGTCAACCCCGACTTCGGCCAGGTCGAGGCCGATCCGTCGCAGGTCAACCTGTCGGCCAACGAGAGCTACTTCGCCGAGAAGCGGCCGTTCTTCGTCGAGGGCACCGAGATCTTCCAGTTCGGGATCGGCCAGGGCGACGGCCCGGGCGCGTCGGACACGCTGTTCTACTCGCGCCGGATCGGCGCCGCGCCCCACGGCGAGCTCGACGGCGAGTTCGTCGACGCACCCACCGGCACGACGATCTACGGCGCCGCCAAGGTCAGCGGCAAGACCGCGGGCGGCTGGTCGCTGGGCGTGCTCGACGCGGTCACCGGCGAGGAGTCCGCCACCGCGGTCGACGGGGTCGGCGCGCGCGCCGAGGGGGTGGTCGAGCCCCTGACCAACTACGGCCTGGTCCGGGTCAAGAAGGACCTGCGCGGCGGCAAGACCACCGTCGACGCGGCGCTGACCAGCGTGGCCCGGCGGCTCGGCGGCACCGGCCTCGGCGACGAGCTCCACGATCAGGCGGTCACCGGCGGCGTGGCGGTGTCGCACAAGTTCGCCGACGAGGAGTGGATGCTCCGGGCCCGCGCGGTCGGGTCGTGGGTGCACGGCTCGCCGGCGGCGATCGAGGCCACCCAGACCAGCTTCCGGCACCTGTACCAGCGCCCTGACGCCGACCACCTCGCGGTCGACCCGACCCGCACCAGCCTCACCGGCGCCGGCCTGGTCTGGGACCTCGGCAAGAACGGCGGCGCGCGCTGGCGCTACGGGCTCGGCGGCGACGTCCGCACCGCTGGCTTCGAGGCCAACGACCTGGGCTTCCACGGCCCGGTCGACAGCGCCGTGCAGTGGGCCTACCTGGCGCGGTTCGACGACGAGCCCGGCGATCGGGTGCTGTCGTGGCGCGTCAACACCAACGCCTGGGTCTACGGCAACCTCGCGCCCGAGCTGTTCGGGTACGGCGGCAACGTCAACGGCAACATCCAGTTCACCAGCTTCTGGAGCGTCTTCGGCGGCGCCGGGATCGACAACAACCTGGTCGACCCGGGCGGCACCCGCGGCGGCCCGGCGCTCGCCACCGATCCGGTCGGCCACATCTTCGGCGGCTTCAGCAGCGACGGGCGCAAGGCGGTCTCGCTCGAGGGCAGCTTCGGCCTGCACCGCAACTGGGCCGCGGACGACTTCCAGGGCTCGGCCGAGCTCGGCGTCAACGTCCAGGCCCGCTCGAACGTCGAGCTGTTCGTCGGCCCGAGCTACGCGACCGGCACGTCGCACGATCAGTTCGTCGAGGAGGCGGTCGCCGACGACGGCAGCTCGCGCTACGTCTTCGGCCGGATCGCCCAGGAGACCCTGGCGCTGACCGTGCGCGGGTCGTGGACGTTCACCCCCGATCTCAGCCTGCAGCTCTACGCCCAGCCGTTCGTGGCCGCCGGGGCCTACAGCGAGCTCAAGACCGCCGGCGCCACCCGCGCCGCCGCGCACGACGACCGGTTCGTGCCGTACCAGCCGGGCGACCTCACCCTGATGGACGACGTCTACGTCGTCGATCGCGATCGCGACGGTGCCCCCGACTACGCGTTCAGCCTGCCCGACTTCGACGTGCGCGAGCTGCGCTCGACGGTGGTGCTGCGCTGGCAGTTCCGGCCCGGCTCGTCGGCGTTCTTCATCTGGAGCCACGGCCAGAGCGACGCGATCGCCGACGGCCGGTTCCAGCTCGGCCGCGACCTCGAGGCGCTGGTGTCGGCCGCCAGCGACGACGTCGTGATGATCAAGGCCAATTACTGGATGGGGCTGTGA
- a CDS encoding GGDEF domain-containing protein encodes MTPPRSLVSQTRNSGTLVLVAPIDQPERPTSTGEACLVLLHPPGPDIGRRTGLAKSLYIIGRDTDADLVISRSAVSRHHAQLVREADGSWWAVDLGSTNGTFVNEQRVQRQPLADGDQVRFGDAIFKFLSGANIESAYHEEIYRMTILDGLTGIHNKRYFLEFVDRELAGAKRHGHALSLVMFDLDFFKKVNDEHGHLAGDQVLKEVSARLKTRMRREDLFARYGGEEFACVLASTGLDGAVIFAEHVRNLMAERPVIWNGTAIPVSVSLGVACAYNEPNMDPPTLIKRADDNLYAAKRNGRNQVVPSPQSLGFPAR; translated from the coding sequence ATAACCCCACCACGGTCCCTCGTGAGCCAGACTCGCAATAGCGGCACGCTCGTCCTGGTGGCGCCCATCGATCAGCCTGAGCGGCCGACGTCGACGGGGGAGGCCTGCCTCGTGCTGTTGCACCCGCCCGGGCCTGACATCGGGCGTCGGACCGGACTCGCCAAGTCGCTGTACATCATCGGGCGCGACACCGACGCCGACCTGGTGATCAGCCGGTCGGCGGTGTCCCGCCACCACGCCCAGCTGGTGCGCGAGGCCGACGGCTCGTGGTGGGCGGTCGACCTGGGCTCGACCAACGGCACCTTCGTCAACGAGCAGCGGGTCCAGCGGCAGCCGCTCGCCGACGGCGATCAGGTGCGGTTCGGCGACGCGATCTTCAAGTTCCTGTCGGGCGCCAACATCGAGAGCGCCTACCACGAAGAGATCTACCGGATGACCATCCTCGATGGGCTCACCGGGATCCACAACAAGCGCTACTTCCTCGAGTTCGTCGACCGCGAGCTGGCCGGCGCCAAGCGCCACGGCCACGCGCTGTCGCTGGTCATGTTCGATCTCGACTTCTTCAAGAAGGTCAACGACGAGCACGGCCACCTGGCCGGCGATCAGGTGCTCAAGGAGGTCAGCGCGCGGCTCAAGACCCGCATGCGCCGCGAGGACCTGTTCGCGCGCTACGGCGGCGAGGAGTTCGCGTGCGTGCTGGCGTCGACCGGGCTCGACGGCGCGGTGATCTTCGCCGAGCACGTCCGCAACCTGATGGCCGAGCGGCCGGTGATCTGGAACGGCACCGCCATCCCGGTCTCGGTCAGCCTGGGCGTCGCGTGCGCGTACAACGAGCCCAACATGGATCCGCCGACGCTGATCAAGCGGGCCGACGACAACCTGTACGCGGCCAAGCGCAACGGCCGCAACCAGGTGGTGCCGTCGCCGCAGTCGCTCGGGTTCCCGGCGCGCTGA